In Nitrospira sp., one genomic interval encodes:
- the thiS gene encoding sulfur carrier protein ThiS: MTIQVNGESRGLGEGQTVASLLRELDIRADRVAVELNLEIVDRKEFETRGLRDGDRVEILSFIGGGAR; the protein is encoded by the coding sequence ATGACCATTCAGGTGAACGGTGAATCGCGCGGGCTCGGGGAGGGACAGACCGTCGCCTCTCTCTTGCGGGAGTTGGATATCCGAGCCGACCGAGTCGCGGTTGAACTGAATCTGGAAATCGTGGATCGCAAGGAATTCGAGACTCGCGGCCTTCGGGACGGGGATCGAGTGGAGATTTTAAGCTTTATCGGAGGTGGGGCACGCTGA
- a CDS encoding thiazole synthase produces the protein MDTINDRLVIAGREFKSRLWVGTGKYKNFLETKKAIDASGADVVTVAVRRVNITDRSQENLLDYLDPKQYTILPNTAGCYTVEDAVRYARLARAAGVSDLVKLEVIGDEKTLFPDTAGLIEAAKILIKEGFVVLPYTNDDPIVAKKLVDIGCPAVMPLAAPIGSGLGIRNPYNLKIIMETVKVPVIVDAGVGTASDAALAMEYGADAVLMNTAIAGAQDPLAMAEAMKYAVWAGRLAYKAGRIPRKLYATASSPIEGML, from the coding sequence ATGGATACGATCAATGATCGTCTGGTAATTGCCGGCCGTGAATTCAAATCCCGCCTGTGGGTTGGGACGGGGAAATATAAGAACTTTCTCGAAACCAAAAAGGCCATCGATGCGTCCGGCGCCGATGTGGTGACGGTCGCGGTACGGCGCGTCAATATTACGGATCGTTCGCAGGAGAATCTGCTGGATTACCTGGATCCTAAACAGTACACCATTTTGCCCAATACCGCCGGATGTTACACCGTCGAAGATGCGGTGCGGTATGCTCGCTTGGCGCGGGCTGCGGGCGTGTCTGATTTGGTCAAGTTGGAGGTCATCGGGGACGAAAAGACGTTGTTTCCCGACACGGCCGGATTGATCGAAGCCGCGAAGATTCTGATCAAGGAAGGATTCGTCGTCCTACCTTACACGAACGACGATCCCATCGTGGCTAAAAAACTGGTCGATATCGGTTGTCCGGCCGTCATGCCGCTGGCGGCTCCTATCGGATCCGGGTTGGGAATCAGAAATCCCTACAACCTCAAGATCATCATGGAGACGGTCAAGGTGCCCGTTATTGTGGATGCGGGTGTCGGCACGGCCTCTGACGCAGCGCTGGCAATGGAGTACGGGGCGGACGCTGTTCTGATGAATACGGCTATCGCTGGGGCGCAGGACCCGCTGGCGATGGCAGAGGCCATGAAATATGCCGTGTGGGCGGGCAGATTGGCTTATAAGGCTGGTCGTATTCCGCGCAAGCTCTATGCAACGGCCAGTAGCCCTATCGAAGGGATGTTATAG